A region from the Leptospira neocaledonica genome encodes:
- a CDS encoding thioesterase family protein, with product MSVTEKEQVRTRFSDLDTQRHTTSRTYEDSCLGDRYRILEEAGYSWKRMIEESVRLQTVGADIRFLAQQMENTELSIRTSYRSGQDGLLAFSQEVLDPNGKVAAEIKTLVRTEKDGKPFQLIAAQDPSEELISSFESVPSFSGTCERTLAERDLFYCERNPFGDYNPSHYWRLLEEGRWNFTAECGLSLEDLVAMDTTLFYMGGKIRYRKPLAAGRRAKIQTWIHSFDKIWSRMRQEVSDSETGEILAESMDDLLVVSVSKSRPKKPGEDLLKIFARVTEFPEGGSK from the coding sequence ATGTCTGTTACGGAAAAAGAACAAGTCAGAACCAGATTTTCGGATCTAGATACACAAAGGCATACTACTAGCAGGACTTATGAAGACTCTTGTCTAGGAGATAGATATCGTATCTTAGAAGAAGCGGGCTATTCTTGGAAAAGAATGATCGAAGAATCAGTTCGATTACAAACCGTCGGGGCAGATATACGTTTTCTTGCCCAACAAATGGAAAACACTGAATTATCCATACGCACTAGTTATCGCTCCGGGCAAGACGGCCTGTTAGCCTTCTCCCAAGAAGTTTTGGATCCAAACGGAAAAGTTGCAGCAGAGATCAAAACATTAGTAAGAACTGAGAAGGACGGAAAACCTTTCCAACTCATCGCAGCCCAAGATCCTTCCGAAGAACTGATCTCTTCTTTCGAATCTGTACCTTCTTTTTCCGGAACTTGCGAACGCACGCTTGCGGAAAGAGATCTATTTTACTGCGAAAGAAATCCATTCGGTGACTATAATCCTTCTCATTATTGGAGGTTATTGGAAGAAGGTCGCTGGAATTTTACCGCTGAATGCGGACTAAGTCTGGAAGATCTGGTCGCAATGGATACCACACTTTTCTATATGGGTGGAAAGATCCGTTATCGTAAACCTCTCGCCGCAGGTAGAAGAGCTAAGATACAAACTTGGATTCATAGTTTTGATAAAATTTGGAGCCGTATGAGACAAGAAGTCAGCGACTCCGAAACTGGAGAGATTCTAGCGGAATCAATGGATGACCTACTCGTAGTATCTGTAAGCAAATCTAGACCTAAAAAACCTGGGGAAGATCTGCTGAAAATATTCGCACGAGTCACCGAATTCCCCGAGGGAGGCTCGAAATGA
- a CDS encoding TetR/AcrR family transcriptional regulator, whose protein sequence is MTAQRKKRDSGASVRERILDTATDLFYKQGFSNTGMRQIIQESGSVAASLYDHFPSKKELGIAYLARQEEKTLSDLGSLMERYPEVQEFLRAWVILKERQIRHHEFFGDPFAGFANQVMDADPEYTEFLKGIAEKWTKMIRDYLSRAVASGQFSRTMDIQYVSRRVLMAYHGSITLWRMTKDLRYIREMEDSLREIFEDYIAK, encoded by the coding sequence ATGACCGCTCAAAGAAAAAAAAGAGATTCCGGTGCCAGTGTCCGAGAAAGAATTCTAGATACTGCGACAGATCTTTTCTATAAACAAGGATTCTCCAATACCGGAATGAGACAGATTATCCAAGAATCCGGTTCGGTGGCTGCTAGTCTTTACGATCATTTTCCTTCTAAAAAAGAACTTGGGATCGCTTACCTTGCTCGTCAGGAAGAGAAGACTCTTTCCGATCTTGGTTCTCTCATGGAAAGATATCCGGAAGTCCAAGAATTTTTAAGAGCGTGGGTAATCTTGAAAGAAAGACAGATCCGCCATCATGAATTTTTCGGAGATCCGTTTGCCGGTTTTGCAAATCAGGTTATGGATGCGGACCCAGAATATACAGAATTTCTAAAAGGTATCGCGGAGAAATGGACTAAGATGATCCGAGACTATCTTAGTCGTGCAGTTGCTTCTGGACAATTTTCCAGAACGATGGATATACAATATGTTTCCAGAAGAGTATTGATGGCGTATCACGGTTCCATCACTCTATGGAGAATGACCAAAGATCTGCGTTATATTCGAGAAATGGAAGATAGTCTTAGAGAAATTTTCGAAGATTATATTGCAAAATAG
- a CDS encoding CASTOR/POLLUX-related putative ion channel, giving the protein MKEKLGIFKRLRYHFDNFMSRGGGSVFVALMTLFLGAFVFLSLVRIFGAFLFPDESIKESGDFLWRVFLQISDAGAVAEDGESNWFNKVTGILSVFSGLVLFSSLVAFITNQFDQKIQELRKGKSDVLESNHTLILGFGIRTIEILRELIEANSSESGKAAVILSDQDKEEMDDFLSENLEDTKTTKIITRSGLPSHLHSLKKVNASKAKSIIILNPSGSEESEEGKSIGDAKVLKSIMALVALNGESGLPPIVAELHGSENRNIASDLSESVQVMDERSILSKLLVQTSRTSGLAIVYSNLVGFEGNEIYFYKPKNGWRGLNYSEISFRFKESVPLGFRKMSGKIILNPDPEYLPENEEDAIILAEDDSKIKFDDKPMVVTAALSYPNTTLSRPIDKQLIIGWNSKSRIIVDEYAKFSSPDSQIDLLINESNEEIKTILAKLKKKYPQIKLRSLIANLSQEGILEKLSPEQYDSVIFLAEEKENIEEVDARTISLLLRFRQYFKKKHQTGGKKAETQLITEIMNSENTELVLETGVKDFLISNQFVSKMMAQVSQEPDVMRVYESLFDPEGSEIYLKPAFLYFEDFPKRVNFADCMYAAQQRKETCFGIRIVSEETDESKGYGVYLIPDKSEYFSLHESDSLIVLSEDQS; this is encoded by the coding sequence ATGAAAGAGAAACTAGGCATTTTCAAAAGGCTCCGTTACCATTTCGATAATTTTATGTCTAGGGGAGGAGGTTCCGTCTTTGTAGCTCTCATGACCCTATTCTTAGGAGCATTCGTATTCCTATCCCTAGTACGGATATTTGGGGCATTCCTCTTTCCGGATGAATCGATTAAAGAGTCAGGTGATTTTTTATGGAGAGTATTTTTGCAAATCTCAGATGCCGGAGCAGTTGCAGAAGACGGAGAATCCAATTGGTTCAATAAGGTTACAGGAATCTTAAGTGTATTTTCAGGTTTAGTCTTATTCTCCAGCTTAGTTGCATTTATCACAAACCAATTCGATCAGAAAATACAAGAACTCAGAAAAGGAAAAAGTGATGTTTTAGAGTCGAATCATACTCTAATCTTAGGATTCGGGATTCGCACGATCGAAATATTAAGAGAATTGATAGAGGCAAATTCTTCCGAATCGGGGAAGGCAGCCGTTATACTTTCTGACCAAGACAAGGAAGAAATGGATGATTTTCTTTCCGAAAATCTGGAAGATACTAAGACCACAAAAATTATCACAAGATCCGGACTACCTTCTCATCTTCATTCATTAAAAAAAGTAAATGCATCCAAAGCAAAAAGTATTATCATACTAAATCCTTCCGGTTCTGAAGAGTCGGAAGAAGGTAAATCGATCGGAGATGCAAAAGTATTAAAATCCATTATGGCCCTCGTTGCATTAAACGGAGAGTCAGGTCTTCCTCCTATCGTTGCGGAACTTCATGGATCAGAAAATCGAAATATTGCATCCGATCTTTCCGAGTCAGTCCAGGTCATGGACGAAAGAAGTATTCTTTCTAAATTACTCGTACAAACGTCCAGGACTTCCGGTCTCGCAATTGTATATTCCAATTTGGTCGGTTTCGAAGGAAATGAGATCTATTTTTATAAACCTAAAAACGGCTGGAGAGGTTTAAACTATTCCGAAATTTCATTTAGGTTCAAAGAATCTGTTCCATTAGGTTTTAGAAAGATGAGCGGAAAAATCATTTTAAATCCTGATCCTGAATATTTACCAGAGAATGAAGAGGACGCAATCATTCTTGCAGAAGACGATTCTAAGATCAAATTCGACGACAAACCTATGGTTGTGACTGCGGCGCTTTCCTATCCGAATACTACTCTTTCACGACCGATCGACAAACAATTGATTATAGGTTGGAATTCCAAAAGCAGGATCATCGTTGATGAATATGCAAAATTTTCCTCTCCGGACTCTCAAATTGATCTTTTAATAAACGAATCCAACGAAGAGATCAAAACCATTCTTGCAAAACTTAAGAAAAAATATCCTCAAATCAAACTTAGATCCTTGATAGCAAATCTTTCTCAAGAAGGCATTCTGGAAAAACTTTCTCCGGAACAGTATGATTCCGTAATATTCTTAGCAGAGGAGAAGGAGAATATCGAAGAAGTAGATGCAAGGACCATTTCTCTTCTGTTAAGGTTCCGCCAATACTTCAAGAAGAAACACCAAACAGGCGGTAAAAAGGCAGAAACCCAGCTTATCACAGAGATCATGAATTCTGAAAATACTGAGCTTGTTTTGGAAACAGGAGTGAAAGACTTCCTGATCTCGAACCAGTTCGTTTCCAAGATGATGGCCCAGGTTTCCCAAGAGCCGGATGTAATGAGAGTGTATGAAAGTTTATTCGATCCGGAAGGGAGTGAAATTTATCTCAAACCTGCATTTCTATATTTCGAGGACTTTCCAAAACGGGTGAATTTTGCGGATTGTATGTATGCGGCCCAGCAAAGAAAGGAAACCTGTTTTGGAATCAGAATTGTTTCGGAAGAAACGGATGAATCCAAGGGTTACGGTGTATATTTGATCCCGGATAAATCCGAATATTTTTCCTTGCACGAATCCGATTCTTTAATCGTTCTATCAGAAGACCAGTCTTAG
- a CDS encoding DUF6055 domain-containing protein, which translates to MILKIFQILLYTLIFTSAFYAQGQPTKVELVNGSDSPKFTLSNLKTAPASWEELDKFPFPNGKNYTLKIPNTTGHYIGPDGGAVYQWSPGVYKWDLKDGTSFMHRSSEEWGLEKDGVKVYSFPKKCPNCQSEQAIIFPDNSRITSSFYTVSEKLEYLYENASEKKFFRFTKPGRYGKLSEEKDRFYFEFEPKNSIFVHAFTESKTTQDFFKKAENDFDLVPSSKILVAFLQDVKSFREFNNLAGIPCSGGRGGIYGISFCDPSSEKDTITEDSDREIRRYQYSAQPVHMIYHEITHHMQQIKCGAIRAGKNLPPIVQPAWLVEGHAEFIAQYGWPKYKGTKYREYYENIILKKNKLQLEKSDPYLAGFLAMDFISQKYGNSKIKDLWDKTCEGESIDSALKSVLNSNVSKLQSDLLSYLDSETKDLPAKFLEWEIIGTLIVPFVSSEASSFKTEEIGELTNITDPSSIPDIRIPFSLKIEALKGKVEGVFQSPRKERVFLFKNGTYRLETPKYQVNVFPDGTTSFTSEKNSITVWGAGTRKWDSGGKSLTYFPPKQ; encoded by the coding sequence TTGATCTTAAAAATTTTCCAAATCCTTCTTTACACTTTAATTTTCACTTCCGCATTTTATGCACAAGGCCAACCTACTAAAGTGGAATTGGTAAATGGTTCCGATTCTCCTAAGTTTACTTTGTCTAATTTGAAAACTGCCCCCGCTAGCTGGGAAGAATTAGATAAATTCCCTTTTCCAAATGGAAAAAATTATACATTAAAAATTCCGAATACAACTGGGCATTATATCGGTCCAGATGGAGGAGCTGTCTATCAATGGAGCCCTGGGGTTTATAAATGGGATCTGAAAGACGGAACTAGCTTCATGCATAGGTCCTCGGAGGAATGGGGATTGGAAAAAGACGGAGTAAAGGTCTATTCGTTTCCTAAAAAATGTCCGAACTGCCAATCCGAGCAAGCAATCATATTTCCGGATAATTCTCGGATCACCTCTTCTTTTTATACTGTATCAGAAAAATTAGAATATCTGTACGAGAATGCGTCAGAGAAAAAATTCTTCCGATTTACGAAACCCGGAAGATACGGAAAACTTTCCGAAGAGAAAGATCGTTTTTATTTCGAGTTCGAGCCTAAAAATTCGATTTTCGTTCATGCGTTTACTGAATCCAAGACCACTCAGGATTTTTTCAAAAAGGCGGAGAATGATTTTGATTTAGTACCTTCCTCTAAGATCCTTGTGGCGTTTCTTCAGGATGTTAAGTCTTTCAGAGAGTTTAATAATCTGGCCGGAATCCCATGCAGCGGAGGAAGGGGCGGAATTTACGGGATCAGTTTTTGTGATCCAAGTTCTGAAAAAGACACAATCACGGAAGATTCAGATCGGGAGATAAGAAGGTATCAATACTCTGCTCAGCCCGTTCATATGATCTATCATGAGATCACTCACCATATGCAGCAGATCAAATGTGGTGCAATCCGAGCAGGAAAGAACCTGCCTCCTATCGTCCAACCTGCTTGGCTTGTAGAAGGTCATGCTGAGTTTATAGCGCAATACGGTTGGCCAAAATATAAAGGTACTAAGTATAGAGAATATTATGAAAACATTATTCTCAAAAAGAACAAATTGCAGCTAGAAAAATCGGATCCTTATCTTGCAGGATTTCTGGCGATGGACTTTATATCACAAAAGTACGGGAATTCTAAAATCAAAGATCTTTGGGATAAAACTTGCGAAGGAGAAAGTATAGATTCCGCATTAAAATCCGTATTGAATTCAAATGTTTCCAAATTACAATCGGACTTGCTAAGTTATTTAGATTCGGAAACCAAAGATCTTCCGGCAAAATTTTTAGAATGGGAAATCATCGGAACTCTTATAGTACCTTTTGTTTCGTCGGAGGCTTCTTCTTTCAAGACGGAAGAAATTGGAGAGTTAACGAATATCACCGATCCTTCTTCTATTCCTGATATTAGAATTCCTTTTTCTTTGAAGATAGAGGCACTGAAAGGAAAAGTAGAAGGCGTATTTCAATCTCCTAGAAAGGAAAGGGTATTTCTTTTTAAAAATGGGACGTATCGATTAGAAACTCCTAAATACCAAGTGAATGTCTTTCCGGATGGGACCACAAGTTTCACCTCTGAAAAAAATTCGATTACTGTATGGGGAGCCGGAACTAGGAAATGGGACTCCGGTGGAAAATCTCTTACCTATTTTCCACCGAAACAATAA
- a CDS encoding esterase/lipase family protein: MKRDHLTYLPEKGNIRPVFVQHLAEIYHHIYYFFCHILGIFIELPDHTEGYKRPIVCVSGFLGRGLTWTAMRKHLISLGHPVYVVPLGFQTGNIRKKSKILENFLIEKDIKDCYLICHSMGGLIAAGLTYKGRDRVRKIFVVGSPMNGTYMAYLAPIFPCTWQMMPGSKLVKEVVETYSKFHNVQAVFTKGEGIVRPWESATLGHFDDVEIPEYGHLNLYLGPLGIECLGSLVTSEEKKDPLPIKQKPAAKEEAKKETVNSAPSKKVSTKKVVTKKASPAKKKTAKPAPKKAKPKKKR, encoded by the coding sequence ATGAAGAGAGACCATCTTACTTACCTTCCCGAAAAAGGGAATATCCGTCCCGTATTCGTACAACATTTAGCTGAGATCTATCACCATATATATTATTTTTTCTGTCATATTCTGGGGATCTTTATAGAACTCCCGGACCATACTGAAGGATACAAACGACCTATCGTATGCGTTTCCGGATTTTTAGGAAGAGGTCTGACTTGGACTGCAATGCGCAAACATTTGATCTCTCTTGGGCATCCGGTATACGTGGTCCCACTTGGGTTCCAAACGGGAAATATCCGTAAAAAAAGCAAGATACTAGAGAATTTCCTTATAGAGAAGGATATCAAAGATTGTTATTTGATCTGTCATTCTATGGGCGGACTAATCGCCGCAGGTTTAACTTATAAAGGTAGAGACAGGGTCCGAAAAATTTTCGTCGTAGGATCTCCTATGAACGGAACCTATATGGCTTACCTTGCTCCTATCTTTCCTTGCACCTGGCAGATGATGCCTGGATCTAAATTAGTCAAAGAAGTTGTAGAAACTTATTCAAAATTTCATAATGTACAAGCAGTCTTTACAAAGGGAGAAGGTATCGTCCGCCCTTGGGAAAGCGCTACTCTCGGCCATTTTGACGATGTAGAGATCCCCGAATACGGACATTTGAATTTATATTTAGGACCACTCGGAATTGAGTGTCTGGGCTCGTTAGTCACTTCGGAAGAGAAGAAGGACCCACTTCCTATTAAACAAAAACCTGCGGCTAAAGAAGAAGCTAAGAAGGAGACAGTTAATTCTGCTCCTTCCAAAAAAGTTTCGACTAAAAAGGTTGTGACTAAGAAAGCAAGTCCGGCTAAAAAGAAAACGGCTAAGCCCGCCCCTAAAAAAGCAAAACCTAAAAAGAAACGTTAG